From one Gossypium hirsutum isolate 1008001.06 chromosome D08, Gossypium_hirsutum_v2.1, whole genome shotgun sequence genomic stretch:
- the LOC107909462 gene encoding uncharacterized protein isoform X2 gives MASRFQAVTLVDSPSYPNSIAWSDENLIAVASGHLVTILNPALPFGPRGLISINRSEPYPIGAVKREDLASGCLLPTTLNRDPCPSVRSVSWSNLGMAPNSGCFLAVCTTEGHVKLYRPPFRDFCAEWIEVLDLTDRLYDYLASISFEDPDIPPSEISNEPVTNHGYVDDPTDSVSVEEQKRRKVNNFGVRNAGLETSCDQISRGPSPSPELEGQGPPKGRCTKSGGRKSSHQIVPATRGRGRSAKKPPEVCSLPLITADQYASRSAMLSSLVVAWSPLLKLSSRICGAPEINSSICFSLLAVGSKSGKISFWRINVPEYYSIEQSLAPTRVELIGILKAHSSWVTAISCALLASDSSSPQVLLATGSSDGSVRIWIGHGEEFLKSTEVNNAPFYPLKEIINIYAVPVSVLALMPTQSLHKMLLAVGRTSGAIEVWIGDTSVKTFNKAGPYDAHDQVVTGLAWAFDGCFLYSCSQDNFVRSWSLRGSSLSEMPIPSSSPGLRSVSDMPDVFISCLGLVVSPSNLAVAMVRSFDVNQLDHMYEARLQKAAVEFFWIGGHQKDILSNTSLEFDIEALPGFTEKELVYWESNILWSLKQYEHWDKPLVIWDIVAALLAFKWSAPDYVDHVLVKWLSSSFVDVHVERSIGKVLPHVCKSFCKAASRQLHLLNIICRQVILPELNADEINSNLLNFTVDNPNFAQDKQHKLWMDLLSRSEKELRERLVGISFSACRSFASNSATTSSEPGYWYPFGMAQMEQWVANNNHQVHDQLKVVATEIKTCKRSRCIELAEEDKEQCSYCSAPVPFESPEFGVCRGMESNGSSGQQHKLARCAVTMLVCPITPLWLCKCCQRWISKLAPESLFKMPQQYCLDYKFSPEPSSIKVASKPQCPFCGILLQRSQPEFLLSPLPV, from the exons ATGGCTTCTCGTTTCCAGGCGGTAACACTGGTGGACTCACCATCGTATCCTAACTCCATCGCCTGGTCCGACGAGAACCTAATTGCCGTGGCATCCGGTCACTTGGTCACCATTCTG AATCCGGCATTGCCCTTTGGACCTCGAGGTCTGATCAGTATAAACAGGAGTGAACCTTATCCCATTGGAGCGGTAAAAAGAGAAG ATCTAGCATCTGGCTGTTTGTTACCCACCACTTTAAATCGGGATCCTTGTCCTTCTGTTCGATCAGTTTCATGGTCTAATCTTGGAATGGCTCCCAACTCTGG GTGCTTTCTGGCTGTTTGCACCACAGAAGGGCATGTAAAGCTCTATCGTCCTCCCTTTCGTGATTTTTGTGCCGAATGGATAGAG GTTTTGGATTTAACTGATAGGCTTTATGATTATCTTGCAAGTATTAGTTTCGAGGATCCAGATATTCCTCCCTCAGAAATTTCTAAT GAGCCAGTGACAAATCATGGTTATGTTGATGATCCTACAGATTCTGTTTCTGTGGAGGAACAGAAGCGCAGAAAGGTGAATAACTTTGGTGTTAG GAACGCTGGCTTGGAAACTTCTTGTGACCAAATATCACGTGGGCCCAGCCCTTCCCCTGAATTGGAGGGACAGGGTCCTCCCAAG GGGAGGTGCACGAAATCTGGCGGACGAAAAAGTTCACATCAGATAGTTCCTGCTACCAGAGGTAGAGGAAGATCTGCCAAAAAACCACCTGAAGTTTGTAGCCTACCTTTGATAACAGCAGATCAATATGCTTCACGCAGTGCAATGCTATCATCACTTGTTGTTGCCTGGTCTCCCCTGCTGAAATTATCATCTAGAATTTGTGGGGCTCCTGAAATTAATTCATCCATCTGCTTCTCTCTGCTAGCGGTTGGTTCAAAATCTGGTAAAATTTCATTCTGGAGAATCAATGTACCTGAGTACTACTCTATTGAGCAAAGTTTGGCCCCTACTAGAGTGGAGCTCATTGGGATCCTTAAGGCACACAGTTCCTGGGTCACAGCAATAAGTTGTGCCTTGCTTGCTTCTGATTCTTCTAGTCCTCAAGTTTTATTAGCTACTGGAAGTTCTGACGGGAG TGTAAGGATATGGATAGGGCATGGGGAGGAATTTTTAAAGTCAACAGAAGTCAATAATGCTCCATTTTATCCATTGAAGGAG attataaatatttatgctgTCCCAGTCTCGGTGCTTGCACTTATGCCCACTCAGTCACTTCATAAAATGCTTTTAGCGGTGGGCAGAACATCTGGAGCTATTGAAGTATGGATAGGAGATACATCTGTGAAAACATTTAATAAAGCTGGACCATATGATGCTCATGACCAAGTT GTTACTGGTTTAGCTTGGGCTTTTGATGGATGTTTTTTGTACAGCTGCAGCCAG GATAATTTTGTTCGTAGCTGGAGTTTACGTGGCAGTTCCCTGAGTGAAATGCCCATTCCTTCAAGTTCTCCTGGGCTGAGGAGCGTCAGTGAT ATGCCAGATGTGTTTATTTCATGCCTTGGTCTGGTGGTATCACCAAGTAATCTTGCAGTAGCCATG GTTCGCAGTTTTGATGTTAATCAGTTGGACCACATGTATGAGGCGAG GCTTCAGAAGGCTGCCGTTGAATTTTTCTGGATTGGTGGGCACCAAAAGGATATTCTGTCGAACACTTCCCTGGAATTTGACATTGAAGCCCTCCCTGGTTTTACAGAAAAAGAACTTGTTTATTGGGAATCCAATATTTTGTGGTCCTTAAAGCAATATGAACATTGGGATAAGCCTTTGGTTATTTGGGATATTGTAGCAGCATTATTGGCCTTCAAGTGGTCTGCACCTGATTATGTTGACCATGTTCTGGTTAAGTGGCTTTCATCCTCATTTGTGGATGTTCATGTGGAACGTTCTATTGGAAAGGTTCTGCCACATGTCTGTAAAAGTTTTTGTAAAGCTGCTTCACGCCAGTTGCACCTCCTAAACATCATTTGCAGACAAGTAATACTACCGGAGTTGAATGCAGATGAAATAAATAGCAACTTGTTGAACTTTACAGTAGATAATCCCAATTTTGCTCAAGATAAGCAACATAAGTTATGGATGGACTTACTTTCAAGAAGTGAAAAAGAACTGCGAGAGAGACTTGTGGGTATTAGTTTTTCTGCTTGTAGAAGTTTCGCATCCAACTCAGCCACCACTTCCTCTGAGCCTGGATATTGGTATCCTTTTGGTATGGCACAAATGGAGCAGTGGGTTGCAAATAATAATCATCAAGTACACGACCAACTAAAAGTTGTGGCAACAGAGATTAAAACCTGCAAAAG GTCTCGCTGCATCGAACTTGCAGAAGAAGATAAAGAGCAATGTAGCTATTGCTCAGCACCGGTTCCTTTTGAATCCCCAGAATTTGGGGTGTGCAGGGGAATGGAGAGCAATGGTAGCAGTGGGCAGCAGCATAAGTTAGCTAGGTGTGCTGTTACAATGCTGGTTTGCCCAATCACACCTTTATGGCTGTGCAAGTGTTGTCAAAGATGGATTTCCAAACTTGCACCGGAGTCACTATTTAAGATGCCCCAGCAATATTGTCTAGATTATAAATTTTCACCTGAGCCGTCTTCTATAAAAGTAGCCTCCAAACCACAATGTCCCTTTTGCGGAATATTGCTACAGAGATCACAACCCGAATTTCTTCTTTCTCCACTACCTGTGTAA
- the LOC107909462 gene encoding uncharacterized protein isoform X1 encodes MASRFQAVTLVDSPSYPNSIAWSDENLIAVASGHLVTILNPALPFGPRGLISINRSEPYPIGAVKREDLASGCLLPTTLNRDPCPSVRSVSWSNLGMAPNSGCFLAVCTTEGHVKLYRPPFRDFCAEWIEVLDLTDRLYDYLASISFEDPDIPPSEISNFAQPLVKTFKEPVTNHGYVDDPTDSVSVEEQKRRKVNNFGVRNAGLETSCDQISRGPSPSPELEGQGPPKGRCTKSGGRKSSHQIVPATRGRGRSAKKPPEVCSLPLITADQYASRSAMLSSLVVAWSPLLKLSSRICGAPEINSSICFSLLAVGSKSGKISFWRINVPEYYSIEQSLAPTRVELIGILKAHSSWVTAISCALLASDSSSPQVLLATGSSDGSVRIWIGHGEEFLKSTEVNNAPFYPLKEIINIYAVPVSVLALMPTQSLHKMLLAVGRTSGAIEVWIGDTSVKTFNKAGPYDAHDQVVTGLAWAFDGCFLYSCSQDNFVRSWSLRGSSLSEMPIPSSSPGLRSVSDMPDVFISCLGLVVSPSNLAVAMVRSFDVNQLDHMYEARLQKAAVEFFWIGGHQKDILSNTSLEFDIEALPGFTEKELVYWESNILWSLKQYEHWDKPLVIWDIVAALLAFKWSAPDYVDHVLVKWLSSSFVDVHVERSIGKVLPHVCKSFCKAASRQLHLLNIICRQVILPELNADEINSNLLNFTVDNPNFAQDKQHKLWMDLLSRSEKELRERLVGISFSACRSFASNSATTSSEPGYWYPFGMAQMEQWVANNNHQVHDQLKVVATEIKTCKRSRCIELAEEDKEQCSYCSAPVPFESPEFGVCRGMESNGSSGQQHKLARCAVTMLVCPITPLWLCKCCQRWISKLAPESLFKMPQQYCLDYKFSPEPSSIKVASKPQCPFCGILLQRSQPEFLLSPLPV; translated from the exons ATGGCTTCTCGTTTCCAGGCGGTAACACTGGTGGACTCACCATCGTATCCTAACTCCATCGCCTGGTCCGACGAGAACCTAATTGCCGTGGCATCCGGTCACTTGGTCACCATTCTG AATCCGGCATTGCCCTTTGGACCTCGAGGTCTGATCAGTATAAACAGGAGTGAACCTTATCCCATTGGAGCGGTAAAAAGAGAAG ATCTAGCATCTGGCTGTTTGTTACCCACCACTTTAAATCGGGATCCTTGTCCTTCTGTTCGATCAGTTTCATGGTCTAATCTTGGAATGGCTCCCAACTCTGG GTGCTTTCTGGCTGTTTGCACCACAGAAGGGCATGTAAAGCTCTATCGTCCTCCCTTTCGTGATTTTTGTGCCGAATGGATAGAG GTTTTGGATTTAACTGATAGGCTTTATGATTATCTTGCAAGTATTAGTTTCGAGGATCCAGATATTCCTCCCTCAGAAATTTCTAAT TTCGCCCAGCCACTTGTCAAGACCTTCAAG GAGCCAGTGACAAATCATGGTTATGTTGATGATCCTACAGATTCTGTTTCTGTGGAGGAACAGAAGCGCAGAAAGGTGAATAACTTTGGTGTTAG GAACGCTGGCTTGGAAACTTCTTGTGACCAAATATCACGTGGGCCCAGCCCTTCCCCTGAATTGGAGGGACAGGGTCCTCCCAAG GGGAGGTGCACGAAATCTGGCGGACGAAAAAGTTCACATCAGATAGTTCCTGCTACCAGAGGTAGAGGAAGATCTGCCAAAAAACCACCTGAAGTTTGTAGCCTACCTTTGATAACAGCAGATCAATATGCTTCACGCAGTGCAATGCTATCATCACTTGTTGTTGCCTGGTCTCCCCTGCTGAAATTATCATCTAGAATTTGTGGGGCTCCTGAAATTAATTCATCCATCTGCTTCTCTCTGCTAGCGGTTGGTTCAAAATCTGGTAAAATTTCATTCTGGAGAATCAATGTACCTGAGTACTACTCTATTGAGCAAAGTTTGGCCCCTACTAGAGTGGAGCTCATTGGGATCCTTAAGGCACACAGTTCCTGGGTCACAGCAATAAGTTGTGCCTTGCTTGCTTCTGATTCTTCTAGTCCTCAAGTTTTATTAGCTACTGGAAGTTCTGACGGGAG TGTAAGGATATGGATAGGGCATGGGGAGGAATTTTTAAAGTCAACAGAAGTCAATAATGCTCCATTTTATCCATTGAAGGAG attataaatatttatgctgTCCCAGTCTCGGTGCTTGCACTTATGCCCACTCAGTCACTTCATAAAATGCTTTTAGCGGTGGGCAGAACATCTGGAGCTATTGAAGTATGGATAGGAGATACATCTGTGAAAACATTTAATAAAGCTGGACCATATGATGCTCATGACCAAGTT GTTACTGGTTTAGCTTGGGCTTTTGATGGATGTTTTTTGTACAGCTGCAGCCAG GATAATTTTGTTCGTAGCTGGAGTTTACGTGGCAGTTCCCTGAGTGAAATGCCCATTCCTTCAAGTTCTCCTGGGCTGAGGAGCGTCAGTGAT ATGCCAGATGTGTTTATTTCATGCCTTGGTCTGGTGGTATCACCAAGTAATCTTGCAGTAGCCATG GTTCGCAGTTTTGATGTTAATCAGTTGGACCACATGTATGAGGCGAG GCTTCAGAAGGCTGCCGTTGAATTTTTCTGGATTGGTGGGCACCAAAAGGATATTCTGTCGAACACTTCCCTGGAATTTGACATTGAAGCCCTCCCTGGTTTTACAGAAAAAGAACTTGTTTATTGGGAATCCAATATTTTGTGGTCCTTAAAGCAATATGAACATTGGGATAAGCCTTTGGTTATTTGGGATATTGTAGCAGCATTATTGGCCTTCAAGTGGTCTGCACCTGATTATGTTGACCATGTTCTGGTTAAGTGGCTTTCATCCTCATTTGTGGATGTTCATGTGGAACGTTCTATTGGAAAGGTTCTGCCACATGTCTGTAAAAGTTTTTGTAAAGCTGCTTCACGCCAGTTGCACCTCCTAAACATCATTTGCAGACAAGTAATACTACCGGAGTTGAATGCAGATGAAATAAATAGCAACTTGTTGAACTTTACAGTAGATAATCCCAATTTTGCTCAAGATAAGCAACATAAGTTATGGATGGACTTACTTTCAAGAAGTGAAAAAGAACTGCGAGAGAGACTTGTGGGTATTAGTTTTTCTGCTTGTAGAAGTTTCGCATCCAACTCAGCCACCACTTCCTCTGAGCCTGGATATTGGTATCCTTTTGGTATGGCACAAATGGAGCAGTGGGTTGCAAATAATAATCATCAAGTACACGACCAACTAAAAGTTGTGGCAACAGAGATTAAAACCTGCAAAAG GTCTCGCTGCATCGAACTTGCAGAAGAAGATAAAGAGCAATGTAGCTATTGCTCAGCACCGGTTCCTTTTGAATCCCCAGAATTTGGGGTGTGCAGGGGAATGGAGAGCAATGGTAGCAGTGGGCAGCAGCATAAGTTAGCTAGGTGTGCTGTTACAATGCTGGTTTGCCCAATCACACCTTTATGGCTGTGCAAGTGTTGTCAAAGATGGATTTCCAAACTTGCACCGGAGTCACTATTTAAGATGCCCCAGCAATATTGTCTAGATTATAAATTTTCACCTGAGCCGTCTTCTATAAAAGTAGCCTCCAAACCACAATGTCCCTTTTGCGGAATATTGCTACAGAGATCACAACCCGAATTTCTTCTTTCTCCACTACCTGTGTAA
- the LOC107909462 gene encoding uncharacterized protein isoform X3, with protein sequence MASRFQAVTLVDSPSYPNSIAWSDENLIAVASGHLVTILNPALPFGPRGLISINRSEPYPIGAVKREDLASGCLLPTTLNRDPCPSVRSVSWSNLGMAPNSGCFLAVCTTEGHVKLYRPPFRDFCAEWIEVLDLTDRLYDYLASISFEDPDIPPSEISNFAQPLVKTFKEPVTNHGYVDDPTDSVSVEEQKRRKVNNFGVRNAGLETSCDQISRGPSPSPELEGQGPPKGRCTKSGGRKSSHQIVPATRGRGRSAKKPPEVCSLPLITADQYASRSAMLSSLVVAWSPLLKLSSRICGAPEINSSICFSLLAVGSKSGKISFWRINVPEYYSIEQSLAPTRVELIGILKAHSSWVTAISCALLASDSSSPQVLLATGSSDGSVRIWIGHGEEFLKSTEVNNAPFYPLKEIINIYAVPVSVLALMPTQSLHKMLLAVGRTSGAIEVWIGDTSVKTFNKAGPYDAHDQVVTGLAWAFDGCFLYSCSQDNFVRSWSLRGSSLSEMPIPSSSPGLRSVSDMPDVFISCLGLVVSPSNLAVAMVRSFDVNQLDHMYEARSRCIELAEEDKEQCSYCSAPVPFESPEFGVCRGMESNGSSGQQHKLARCAVTMLVCPITPLWLCKCCQRWISKLAPESLFKMPQQYCLDYKFSPEPSSIKVASKPQCPFCGILLQRSQPEFLLSPLPV encoded by the exons ATGGCTTCTCGTTTCCAGGCGGTAACACTGGTGGACTCACCATCGTATCCTAACTCCATCGCCTGGTCCGACGAGAACCTAATTGCCGTGGCATCCGGTCACTTGGTCACCATTCTG AATCCGGCATTGCCCTTTGGACCTCGAGGTCTGATCAGTATAAACAGGAGTGAACCTTATCCCATTGGAGCGGTAAAAAGAGAAG ATCTAGCATCTGGCTGTTTGTTACCCACCACTTTAAATCGGGATCCTTGTCCTTCTGTTCGATCAGTTTCATGGTCTAATCTTGGAATGGCTCCCAACTCTGG GTGCTTTCTGGCTGTTTGCACCACAGAAGGGCATGTAAAGCTCTATCGTCCTCCCTTTCGTGATTTTTGTGCCGAATGGATAGAG GTTTTGGATTTAACTGATAGGCTTTATGATTATCTTGCAAGTATTAGTTTCGAGGATCCAGATATTCCTCCCTCAGAAATTTCTAAT TTCGCCCAGCCACTTGTCAAGACCTTCAAG GAGCCAGTGACAAATCATGGTTATGTTGATGATCCTACAGATTCTGTTTCTGTGGAGGAACAGAAGCGCAGAAAGGTGAATAACTTTGGTGTTAG GAACGCTGGCTTGGAAACTTCTTGTGACCAAATATCACGTGGGCCCAGCCCTTCCCCTGAATTGGAGGGACAGGGTCCTCCCAAG GGGAGGTGCACGAAATCTGGCGGACGAAAAAGTTCACATCAGATAGTTCCTGCTACCAGAGGTAGAGGAAGATCTGCCAAAAAACCACCTGAAGTTTGTAGCCTACCTTTGATAACAGCAGATCAATATGCTTCACGCAGTGCAATGCTATCATCACTTGTTGTTGCCTGGTCTCCCCTGCTGAAATTATCATCTAGAATTTGTGGGGCTCCTGAAATTAATTCATCCATCTGCTTCTCTCTGCTAGCGGTTGGTTCAAAATCTGGTAAAATTTCATTCTGGAGAATCAATGTACCTGAGTACTACTCTATTGAGCAAAGTTTGGCCCCTACTAGAGTGGAGCTCATTGGGATCCTTAAGGCACACAGTTCCTGGGTCACAGCAATAAGTTGTGCCTTGCTTGCTTCTGATTCTTCTAGTCCTCAAGTTTTATTAGCTACTGGAAGTTCTGACGGGAG TGTAAGGATATGGATAGGGCATGGGGAGGAATTTTTAAAGTCAACAGAAGTCAATAATGCTCCATTTTATCCATTGAAGGAG attataaatatttatgctgTCCCAGTCTCGGTGCTTGCACTTATGCCCACTCAGTCACTTCATAAAATGCTTTTAGCGGTGGGCAGAACATCTGGAGCTATTGAAGTATGGATAGGAGATACATCTGTGAAAACATTTAATAAAGCTGGACCATATGATGCTCATGACCAAGTT GTTACTGGTTTAGCTTGGGCTTTTGATGGATGTTTTTTGTACAGCTGCAGCCAG GATAATTTTGTTCGTAGCTGGAGTTTACGTGGCAGTTCCCTGAGTGAAATGCCCATTCCTTCAAGTTCTCCTGGGCTGAGGAGCGTCAGTGAT ATGCCAGATGTGTTTATTTCATGCCTTGGTCTGGTGGTATCACCAAGTAATCTTGCAGTAGCCATG GTTCGCAGTTTTGATGTTAATCAGTTGGACCACATGTATGAGGCGAG GTCTCGCTGCATCGAACTTGCAGAAGAAGATAAAGAGCAATGTAGCTATTGCTCAGCACCGGTTCCTTTTGAATCCCCAGAATTTGGGGTGTGCAGGGGAATGGAGAGCAATGGTAGCAGTGGGCAGCAGCATAAGTTAGCTAGGTGTGCTGTTACAATGCTGGTTTGCCCAATCACACCTTTATGGCTGTGCAAGTGTTGTCAAAGATGGATTTCCAAACTTGCACCGGAGTCACTATTTAAGATGCCCCAGCAATATTGTCTAGATTATAAATTTTCACCTGAGCCGTCTTCTATAAAAGTAGCCTCCAAACCACAATGTCCCTTTTGCGGAATATTGCTACAGAGATCACAACCCGAATTTCTTCTTTCTCCACTACCTGTGTAA
- the LOC107909462 gene encoding uncharacterized protein isoform X4 produces MASRFQAVTLVDSPSYPNSIAWSDENLIAVASGHLVTILNPALPFGPRGLISINRSEPYPIGAVKREDLASGCLLPTTLNRDPCPSVRSVSWSNLGMAPNSGCFLAVCTTEGHVKLYRPPFRDFCAEWIEVLDLTDRLYDYLASISFEDPDIPPSEISNFAQPLVKTFKEPVTNHGYVDDPTDSVSVEEQKRRKVNNFGVRNAGLETSCDQISRGPSPSPELEGQGPPKGRCTKSGGRKSSHQIVPATRGRGRSAKKPPEVCSLPLITADQYASRSAMLSSLVVAWSPLLKLSSRICGAPEINSSICFSLLAVGSKSGKISFWRINVPEYYSIEQSLAPTRVELIGILKAHSSWVTAISCALLASDSSSPQVLLATGSSDGSVRIWIGHGEEFLKSTEVNNAPFYPLKEIINIYAVPVSVLALMPTQSLHKMLLAVGRTSGAIEVWIGDTSVKTFNKAGPYDAHDQVVTGLAWAFDGCFLYSCSQDNFVRSWSLRGSSLSEMPIPSSSPGLRSVSDMPDVFISCLGLVVSPSNLAVAMVRSFDVNQLDHMYEARRLPLNFSGLVGTKRIFCRTLPWNLTLKPSLVLQKKNLFIGNPIFCGP; encoded by the exons ATGGCTTCTCGTTTCCAGGCGGTAACACTGGTGGACTCACCATCGTATCCTAACTCCATCGCCTGGTCCGACGAGAACCTAATTGCCGTGGCATCCGGTCACTTGGTCACCATTCTG AATCCGGCATTGCCCTTTGGACCTCGAGGTCTGATCAGTATAAACAGGAGTGAACCTTATCCCATTGGAGCGGTAAAAAGAGAAG ATCTAGCATCTGGCTGTTTGTTACCCACCACTTTAAATCGGGATCCTTGTCCTTCTGTTCGATCAGTTTCATGGTCTAATCTTGGAATGGCTCCCAACTCTGG GTGCTTTCTGGCTGTTTGCACCACAGAAGGGCATGTAAAGCTCTATCGTCCTCCCTTTCGTGATTTTTGTGCCGAATGGATAGAG GTTTTGGATTTAACTGATAGGCTTTATGATTATCTTGCAAGTATTAGTTTCGAGGATCCAGATATTCCTCCCTCAGAAATTTCTAAT TTCGCCCAGCCACTTGTCAAGACCTTCAAG GAGCCAGTGACAAATCATGGTTATGTTGATGATCCTACAGATTCTGTTTCTGTGGAGGAACAGAAGCGCAGAAAGGTGAATAACTTTGGTGTTAG GAACGCTGGCTTGGAAACTTCTTGTGACCAAATATCACGTGGGCCCAGCCCTTCCCCTGAATTGGAGGGACAGGGTCCTCCCAAG GGGAGGTGCACGAAATCTGGCGGACGAAAAAGTTCACATCAGATAGTTCCTGCTACCAGAGGTAGAGGAAGATCTGCCAAAAAACCACCTGAAGTTTGTAGCCTACCTTTGATAACAGCAGATCAATATGCTTCACGCAGTGCAATGCTATCATCACTTGTTGTTGCCTGGTCTCCCCTGCTGAAATTATCATCTAGAATTTGTGGGGCTCCTGAAATTAATTCATCCATCTGCTTCTCTCTGCTAGCGGTTGGTTCAAAATCTGGTAAAATTTCATTCTGGAGAATCAATGTACCTGAGTACTACTCTATTGAGCAAAGTTTGGCCCCTACTAGAGTGGAGCTCATTGGGATCCTTAAGGCACACAGTTCCTGGGTCACAGCAATAAGTTGTGCCTTGCTTGCTTCTGATTCTTCTAGTCCTCAAGTTTTATTAGCTACTGGAAGTTCTGACGGGAG TGTAAGGATATGGATAGGGCATGGGGAGGAATTTTTAAAGTCAACAGAAGTCAATAATGCTCCATTTTATCCATTGAAGGAG attataaatatttatgctgTCCCAGTCTCGGTGCTTGCACTTATGCCCACTCAGTCACTTCATAAAATGCTTTTAGCGGTGGGCAGAACATCTGGAGCTATTGAAGTATGGATAGGAGATACATCTGTGAAAACATTTAATAAAGCTGGACCATATGATGCTCATGACCAAGTT GTTACTGGTTTAGCTTGGGCTTTTGATGGATGTTTTTTGTACAGCTGCAGCCAG GATAATTTTGTTCGTAGCTGGAGTTTACGTGGCAGTTCCCTGAGTGAAATGCCCATTCCTTCAAGTTCTCCTGGGCTGAGGAGCGTCAGTGAT ATGCCAGATGTGTTTATTTCATGCCTTGGTCTGGTGGTATCACCAAGTAATCTTGCAGTAGCCATG GTTCGCAGTTTTGATGTTAATCAGTTGGACCACATGTATGAGGCGAG AAGGCTGCCGTTGAATTTTTCTGGATTGGTGGGCACCAAAAGGATATTCTGTCGAACACTTCCCTGGAATTTGACATTGAAGCCCTCCCTGGTTTTACAGAAAAAGAACTTGTTTATTGGGAATCCAATATTTTGTGGTCCTTAA